From the Lolium rigidum isolate FL_2022 chromosome 2, APGP_CSIRO_Lrig_0.1, whole genome shotgun sequence genome, one window contains:
- the LOC124692706 gene encoding 26S proteasome non-ATPase regulatory subunit 6-like encodes MDGGGGGGSTSGEDGNQEKHLVLANKLFLLSQPDVDDLSKVAIRADVLSAVKSDDMAALFESLAATGVLEPDASLLAEMRARIDEEIRKLDEKIADAEENLGESEVREAHLAKSLYFVRVGEKEKALEQLKVTEGKTVAIGQKMDLVFYTLQIGLFYMDFDLISKSIDKAKKLFEEGGDWERKNRLKVYEGLYCMATRNFKKATSLFLDSISTFTTYELFPYDTFIFYTVLTSIISLDRVSLKQKVVDAPEILAVIGKVPHLSEFLNSLYNCQYKSFFVAFSGLTEQIKLDRYLQPHFRYYMREVRTVVYSQFLESYKSVTMEAMASAFGVTVDFIDQELSRFIAAGKLHCKIDKVAGVLETNRPDERNAFYQSTIKQGDFLLNRIQKLSRVIDL; translated from the exons atggacggcggcggtggcggcggcagcaccAGCGGCGAGGATGGGAACCAGGAGAAGCACCTGGTGCTGGCCAACAAGCTCTTCCTGCTCTCCCAACCCGACGTCGACGACCTCTCCAAGGTCGCCATCCGCGCCGATGTACTTTCCGCCGTCAAATCCGATG ACATGGCTGCGCTGTTCGAGTCGCTGGCCGCCACCGGCGTGTTGGAGCCGGACGCCTCGCTGCTCGCCGAGATGCGCGCCCGGATCGACGAGGAGATCCGCAAGCTCGATGAGAA AATTGCCGACGCTGAAGAGAATTTGGGCGAGAGTGAAGTGCGTGAAGCCCATCTAGCCAAGTCCTTGTACTTTGTAAGGGTTGGCGAGAAG GAAAAAGCGTTGGAACAACTTAAAGTTACTGAAGGAAAAACTGTAGCCATTGGCCAGAAGATGGATCTTGTGTTCTACACTTTGCAAATTGGCCTTTTCTACATGGACTTTGATCTCATCTCAAAATCCATTGATAAGGCAAAGAA GTTGTTTGAGGAGGGAGGTGACTGGGAGAGAAAGAACCGATTGAAGGTGTATGAAGGCTTATACTGCATGGCAACCAGAAACTTCAAGAAAGCCACCAGCCTGTTTTtggactcaatctcaactttcacAACTTATGAGCTGTTTCCATATGATACTTTCATTTTTTATACAGTCCTCACGAGTATTATCTCATTGGATCGTGTATCTCTAAAGCAAAAG GTGGTAGATGCACCAGAAATCCTGGCAGTGATTGGCAAAGTACCACACCTTTCTGAGTTTCTCAACTCCCTGTACAACTGCCAGTACAAGTCATTTTTTGTTGCATTCT CTGGCTTGACGGAGCAGATCAAGTTAGATCGTTATCTTCAACCTCATTTCCGCTACTACATGAGGGAAGTGCGCACTGTTGTCTACTCACAATTTTTGGAGTCATACAAGAGTGTGACAATGGAAGCTATGGCATCTGCATTTGGTGTGACTGTTGATTTCATAGACCA GGAACTGTCACGCTTCATTGCAGCTGGGAAGCTTCACTGCAAGATCGATAAAGTTGCTGGTGTTCTGGAGACAAACCGCCCTGATGAGAGGAATGCTTTCTACCAGTCTACCATCAAGCAAGGGGACTTCTTGCTGAACCGCATCCAGAAGCTTTCTCGAGTCATTGATCTGTAG
- the LOC124690380 gene encoding cyclin-F2-2-like, protein MDPWAFARPPPPGFGFSCARQPVADLSARLRPPPPGFVFSCVRPVDDVPARVRPPPPGFSRPCNKVLPPSPREIPVPPKFPKRAAPPVCTTVSDKPSAKRQRLCSDYEDDIEANLRRTERSPEERPRPDYMKTVQQGRVSPSDRARLVGWMDAFVRHHDLVDGTLHHAVAYVDRVLSVRAMNTHTDYELRLLGAAAVFVAAKYEDGWRTMPKLDPDKIVSYGRFASRKEVLDMERHMVAALGYQLGGPTAHTFVSRFTKQAQGEEDLKKIQRMAHHLADESLRNYACLGYLPSVVASSAILLARFALNPPDVPAWSTEMQELTGYNVMNLARCLHAMHSFSQSLLCDPHC, encoded by the exons ATGGATCCCTGGGCCTTTGCTCGCCCTCCGCCGCCCGGCTTCGGGTTCTCCTGCGCTCGCCAGCCCGTCGCCGACTTGTCCGCCCGTCTTCGACCTCCACCCCCTGGCTTCGTATTCTCCTGCGTTCGGC CCGTCGACGACGTGCCCGCCCGTGTTCGACCACCGCCTCCCGGCTTCTCCCGTCCTTGCAACAAGGTGCTCCCGCCATCGCCCCGCGAGATCCCCGTGCCGCCGAAGTTCCCAAAGCGCGCGGCGCCGCCGGTATGCACGACCGTCTCCGACAAGCCCTCCGCGAAGCGCCAGCGGCTGTGCTCCGACTACgaagacgacatcgaagccaacctCCGGCGGACGGAACGGAGCCCCGAGGAGCGACCGCGGCCGGACTACATGAAGACGGTGCAGCAGGGCCGGGTGAGCCCGTCCGACCGCGCCCGCCTCGTCGGATGGATGGACGCGTTCGTCCGGCACCACGACCTCGTCGACGGCACGCTCCACCACGCCGTCGCCTACGTCGACCGGGTCCTATCCGTGCGCGCCATGAACACGCATACCGACTACGAGCTCCGCCTCCTGGGTGCCGCGGCCGTCTTCGTGGCCGCCAAGTACGAGGACGGCTGGCGCACCATGCCGAAGCTGGACCCCGACAAGATCGTCAGCTACGGCAGGTTCGCCTCGAGAAAGGAAGTGCTCGATATGGAGcgccacatggtggcggcgctcggGTACCAGCTGGGCGGCCCCACGGCGCACACCTTCGTCAGCCGCTTCACCAAGCAGGCACAAGGAGAGGAGGACCTGAAGAAGATCCAGCGCATGGCGCATCACCTCGCGGACGAGTCGCTGCGAAACTACGCGTGCCTCGGCTACCTGCCGTCCGTCGTGGCGTCGTCTGCAATCTTGCTGGCGAGGTTTGCGCTGAACCCGCCGGACGTACCGGCGTGGAGCACGGAGATGCAGGAGCTCACGGGGTACAACGTCATGAACTTGGCCAGATGCCTGCATGCTATGCACAGCTTCTCCCAGTCGCTGTTATGTGACCCCCATTGCTGA
- the LOC124692708 gene encoding protein HHL1, chloroplastic-like encodes MEVVGGVSLRPAQLRHLTRGDAGAGCFLPCRLQLARTAVRPARRALVVEARGGRGWSDRQSQQQKRMPQLPKIEDDGNPRFVIFIRTANVYFWYPLNIVTGGTTAKIMLAAKDNFLGKYIYKDTLARNLATVIYKDEDDIIDTAREQFRVLKGETEFRYGYKVVEKGNLRSALATSGVMELPKKEELKSVVDKVKDFFGEVTSGAKESFAQITGTASTAEAEAQAEDEKPRFKRRSKKKGKQQKPKQGFKPES; translated from the exons ATGGAGGTCGTGGGCGGCGTATCGCTGCGGCCGGCGCAGCTCCGGCACCTAACGCGCGGTGATGCCGGCGCGGGCTGTTTCTTGCCGTGTAGGCTGCAGCTGGCACGGACTGCCGTGAGGCCGGCGAGGCGCGCGCTGGTGGTGGAGGCTCGCGGGGGCAGGGGCTGGTCGGACCGGCAGTCCCAGCAGCAGAAGCGTATGCCGCAGCTCCCCAAGATCGAGGACGACGGCAACCCACGCTTCGTCATCTTCATCCGCACCGCCAAT GTGTACTTCTGGTACccgctcaacatcgtcaccggcggCACCACCGCTAAGATCATGCTCGCGGCCAAGGACAACTTCCTCGGCAAGTACATCTacaaagacacgctcgcaaggaacCTCGCCACCGTCATCTACAAA GATGAGGATGACATAATTGACACCGCTAGAGAGCAGTTCCGCGTGCTCAAGGGCGAAACCGAGTTTAGATACGGCTACAAAGTCGTG GAGAAAGGAAACCTGAGATCTGCACTGGCGACAAGTGGCGTGATGGAG CTCCCCAAAAAGGAAGAGCTGAAAAGTGTAGTTGACAAGGTGAAGGACTTCTTCGGTGAGGTGACCTCCGGCGCCAAAGAATCCTTTGCACAGATAACAGGAACTGCCAGCACGGCAGAAGCAGAAGCACAGGCAGAAGATGAGAAGCCCCGTTTCAAGAGACGAAGCAAGAAGAAGGGGAAGCAGCAGAAGCCGAAGCAAGGGTTCA AGCCGGAGAGCTGA